The following proteins are co-located in the Vigna angularis cultivar LongXiaoDou No.4 chromosome 2, ASM1680809v1, whole genome shotgun sequence genome:
- the LOC108329356 gene encoding RNA-directed DNA methylation 4 isoform X1, whose translation MGECRAPREIVLGRQRRNARVGNVVREVNRELPGKGNRTRLEKFENMAESSSAAPALLKPVVVRVKRKPSQSPLDAFWLEINERPLKRSLLDLGNLTISGSAQKVEFHNKKVFVQHVETISSSEVTFDIVQSFVDPGSSCASILKSKFEERKNFFKRNNKQDQLLVKAKQEKESLAKDARFEQIWKRRKGNKGTGSTHDKELQEICNFYDIVRVDNEEKKKEVQQQEISLEDQRLLSSYLPLLREFIPNAAEEVEADLIAHLSGHSKGENYVYDLYTVTDEMDINPEDTLASYPLVQVEEEEDYYDGPDDSDYESDDSNAENNPLNDYPDEISEEDEEEVEDSESESEGVNGDASNESSNEDTEHHGFSKDDADPYDEDFDEYEGVCNDEDEDWRWSCR comes from the exons ATGGGTGAGTGCAGGGCACCGAGAGAGATTGTTCTTGGACGCCAGAGAAGGAACGCGAGAGTTGGGAACGTGGTACGCGAAGTGAATCGAGAGTTGCCGGGAAAGGGAAATCGAACCAG GCTGGAGAAGTTTGAGAACATGGCCGAAAGCTCTTCGGCTGCGCCTGCACTACTGAAACCTGTGGTGGTCAGGGTCAAACGCAAGCCCTCTCAGTCCCCACTTGATGCTTTCT GGCTGGAAATTAATGAGAGACCCTTGAAACGTTCTCTCTTGGATCTTGGAAATTTAACAATCTCTGGTTCTGCTCAAAAGG TGGAATTTCATAACAAGAAGGTTTTTGTTCAACATGTGGAGACAATAAGCAGCTCTGAGGTCACCTTTGATATTGTGCAATCCTTTGTG GATCCTGGTTCCAGTTGTGCTTCTATTTTGAAGTCGAAATTTGAGGAAAGAAAGAACTTCTTCAAGAGGAATAAT AAGCAAGATCAGCTATTGGTTAAAGCTAAACAAGAAAAGGAG TCTTTGGCAAAAGATGCTCGCTTTGAACAAATATGGAAAAGAAGGAAGGGAAACAAAGGCACAGGGTCAACACATGATAAAGAATTACAAGAAATATGCAACTTCTATGACATTGTTCGCGTTGacaatgaagagaaaaagaaggaagTGCAACAGCA AGAAATCTCATTGGAGGATCAAAGACTTCTGTCTAGTTACCTTCCTTTACTGAGAGAATTTATTCCTAATGCGGCTGAAGAGGTTGAAGCCGATTTGATTGCTCATTTGAGTGGTCATTCCAAAGGAG AGAATTATGTGTATGACCTATACACTGTGACGGATGAGATGGATATAAACCCAGAAGATACTTTAGCTTCTTATCCACT TGTTCAAGTTGAGGAGGAGGAGGACTATTATGATGGCCCAGATGATTCAGATTATGAATCTGATGACTCAAATG CTGAAAACAATCCATTGAATGATTATCCGGATGAGATTTCtgaagaggatgaagaagaggTTGAAGATTCCGAGAGTGAATCAGAAGGTGTAAATGGCGATGCTAGTAACGAATCATCAAACGAGGATACAGAACATCATGGTTTTTCCAAAGATGATGCTGATCCATATGATGAGGATTTTGATGAGTATGAAGGTGTTTgtaatgatgaagatgaagattggAGGTGGTCGTGCCGATGA
- the LOC108329356 gene encoding RNA-directed DNA methylation 4 isoform X2, which produces MAESSSAAPALLKPVVVRVKRKPSQSPLDAFWLEINERPLKRSLLDLGNLTISGSAQKVEFHNKKVFVQHVETISSSEVTFDIVQSFVDPGSSCASILKSKFEERKNFFKRNNKQDQLLVKAKQEKESLAKDARFEQIWKRRKGNKGTGSTHDKELQEICNFYDIVRVDNEEKKKEVQQQEISLEDQRLLSSYLPLLREFIPNAAEEVEADLIAHLSGHSKGENYVYDLYTVTDEMDINPEDTLASYPLVQVEEEEDYYDGPDDSDYESDDSNAENNPLNDYPDEISEEDEEEVEDSESESEGVNGDASNESSNEDTEHHGFSKDDADPYDEDFDEYEGVCNDEDEDWRWSCR; this is translated from the exons ATGGCCGAAAGCTCTTCGGCTGCGCCTGCACTACTGAAACCTGTGGTGGTCAGGGTCAAACGCAAGCCCTCTCAGTCCCCACTTGATGCTTTCT GGCTGGAAATTAATGAGAGACCCTTGAAACGTTCTCTCTTGGATCTTGGAAATTTAACAATCTCTGGTTCTGCTCAAAAGG TGGAATTTCATAACAAGAAGGTTTTTGTTCAACATGTGGAGACAATAAGCAGCTCTGAGGTCACCTTTGATATTGTGCAATCCTTTGTG GATCCTGGTTCCAGTTGTGCTTCTATTTTGAAGTCGAAATTTGAGGAAAGAAAGAACTTCTTCAAGAGGAATAAT AAGCAAGATCAGCTATTGGTTAAAGCTAAACAAGAAAAGGAG TCTTTGGCAAAAGATGCTCGCTTTGAACAAATATGGAAAAGAAGGAAGGGAAACAAAGGCACAGGGTCAACACATGATAAAGAATTACAAGAAATATGCAACTTCTATGACATTGTTCGCGTTGacaatgaagagaaaaagaaggaagTGCAACAGCA AGAAATCTCATTGGAGGATCAAAGACTTCTGTCTAGTTACCTTCCTTTACTGAGAGAATTTATTCCTAATGCGGCTGAAGAGGTTGAAGCCGATTTGATTGCTCATTTGAGTGGTCATTCCAAAGGAG AGAATTATGTGTATGACCTATACACTGTGACGGATGAGATGGATATAAACCCAGAAGATACTTTAGCTTCTTATCCACT TGTTCAAGTTGAGGAGGAGGAGGACTATTATGATGGCCCAGATGATTCAGATTATGAATCTGATGACTCAAATG CTGAAAACAATCCATTGAATGATTATCCGGATGAGATTTCtgaagaggatgaagaagaggTTGAAGATTCCGAGAGTGAATCAGAAGGTGTAAATGGCGATGCTAGTAACGAATCATCAAACGAGGATACAGAACATCATGGTTTTTCCAAAGATGATGCTGATCCATATGATGAGGATTTTGATGAGTATGAAGGTGTTTgtaatgatgaagatgaagattggAGGTGGTCGTGCCGATGA